The genomic window ATACagtttggaaataaaatgctttttttccccatatttttgttttgaaaaaatacaaGCATTTGTTCTTGTAGTTTGCtttgaagcaaaatattttctgactcttcagtgtttgttttgaaGTTATTAGTCAGTTTTCTAAACCACAAAGCATAATCTTTTCCTAACTAGTTTATGTAGAAGCATTTGTGGTTTATAAGAATATGCCCTGTTCTTTACTCGGGAAAATTAACATCCTAACACATACCTCCAAGCTTTCTTAGGCAATTAGAAAGCAGACTCTCTCCAGTCTGTTCTCCTCTGTCTCTTCCACTATTCAACTAGAGAATAAGAAGGAAATCTCTCCTTGAGTTGCAAAGGTCTGAGGAATGACGTGCTGGGGCTTACCACTGCATTGTGTCGGGGGTAGAGACTCAATTCAGGACAGACAGCAGCAGGCCATGTTAGACACAAttgtgctgggtttggctggcgtggagttaattttcttcccagtggctggtatggggctaaATGTTGGATTTATGCTGAACACAGgattgataatacagagatgtttttgttactgctgagcagggcttacacagagccaaggccttttctgctttttgtactgccatgctgctgagggggctgggggtccatgggaggctgggaggagacacagctgggacaggtcaCCTTAACTGTccaaagggacattccagaCCATGGGTCATCATCCTCAGTATATAGTGCAGGGAAGAAGGAGTAAGAGAAGATGTTTGGATTGATGGTGTTGTCTTCCCCAGTCACTGATATGTgcgatggggccctgctctcctgggatgACTGAACTCCTGCCTGCccttgggaagcagtgaattaattcctggttttgctttgcttgtgtgcatggccTTTgatttacctattaaactgtttttatctcagCCCACGATTTCTCTCACTTTTATCCTTCCAACTCTCTTCCCTCCAAcactggtgggggagtgagccAGTGCCTGTGTGGTACTTGGtggctggctggggttaaacatGACAactaaattttttcttctgatgacAGAAACTCTGGGAAACAAAAACatgaataacttttttttcttgcttgagGAGGTAACAGAATTACAAAGGTTCCTCTGATATTAAATTATGTCCTGGatattccatttttctctttgaaaataaatttctggCTCTTCTGTTTTAAAGTCTGAAAGCACATCATAAGTAGACTCAAAAAACCTGGAAGGCAAACCAAAAGAACTTTAAAtatactattaaaaaaatcctacaaGCCTTCAACTACCTAGTTTCTTAGGACAATTTTACAAGAAGAAGGGACCTGAAAAAATTGATGGCTGGCCATGAAATCCTTGAGTGCTGCTGGTCTGGGAGTTCTGAATCAAAGACAGCAGGATGGTAGGAAACCATAGATAGAAGAAGACAAGAAGCACTTTGAAATTAACACAGGCCACACAGTGAGTATGTTGGGGGATGTCCAGTCACTGGGCATcactgagaagagtctggctctGTCCTCTTGCACTCTGCCTTTAGGTACTTGTGCACACCGAGAAGATCCCCCCATGATTCCTCTGACTTTGGCAGCACAGTCCTGCAGAAATTCTTGATGCACATACTCCTTCTTCACCCCACAGTTCCCACTCCAGGAGATCTTATCTCCTGACCTACCTCAGCATCCTCTGGATGCAGGATTACCTTCTCTCACACaagttctggctgctgggaCTCAATCAAATGAACACACTTTCCTAAAATTGCAGTGCTCTTTAAAGAGCTCACAGCACGTCAGAGTTCCTCTAGCAAGCACTGTtgtgtttctggaaaaaaaagcagtaaccTTGCTTGTAACTGTACTGAAGTTTAACTGTACACCCCTGATCCATGTGAGCACAGGAATGAGATGCAAACACTAAACTGTGTgtcagagcagggacagcaggagagGTAAATGGCTGCTGTTAACTGAGGTGCAGCTTAAGACCAGTATATAGCAGGAAACTGTAATTAAATCCTCAGCACTCAGTGGGCAAAGTCATAATGTGCATTTTTAGCCTGGGGTATTTGACAAATTTTTTATGTAAATAATTAATAGCAATACCAAGGAACATCTTGTGTATATGGATATAAGAGCTTTATTCCCCAAGGCACTtctgttagggtttttttcccctttttctctcttccccaaGTGATGCCAATCTCAGAGGCTGCTCTGCTGACAGGATTTCCCATTTTAGGCAGGGCAGAATTCCCTGCATAATGCAAAGGCTAAGCTGCCCTAGGAAGTTTTGACAGTTCTTCAGCCTTCAAAATACAGTTCCCTTGCTTCTGTAAACTGACAAGAGAACTACCTTCTGCAATCAAACCACCCTCCCCAGCAGAGCTCCAAGACAACAGTTTTTCTACAAGTACTGCATCAGATGGTGAGAAACCATCTCATTGACATTGTGATGGGGATCCTGACCCttcaggatggggatggggatccTGATCCCTTTCTCCAAACACAACCAGAACACAGTGCTGGGAGTGCTGCCCCTATGTTTCGTAACTTCAAGACagtaaatttccttttttgcctTCTGAGAAATTCTTCTACTAAGAAAGTCTCCTTCAAGAGGAAAGGACCAGACCACTTTAGCTGAAGGTTTAGGTCCTCCAAAACCAAAGTCCAGCATTCAGACTCCATGGCCCTTCACTGTAAAAAGATTTGTTACACAGCCTTCCACACTTCAGGACACAAAACATGAAGGGATACAGAATGAAGAATGAGCATGAAGTAACTGGCTGCCATCATCTATATTCTCTGGTGAAATGCCAGTTTGTGCTCAGGCCCATTTTCAGGTACGATCACCATACTAGTTATCACAGGAGATACCACAACAATCAGCGATATATCTCAGCCACAGCAGGCTTAATTTGTCACAAACTAAATGTTTCCTACCATTACTTATTCAATAGGGCATGTATTTTTAGTGTGTGGTATTTTGTTACTATTTTGCATATGCTTCACTCCTGCGCATGCAGAAATATGCAGATGTGaagggagcaggaaaaaaattgtagatggagaaaggggaaataaaTCATAACTCACATTGTATATTAAAACTAGCTGCATCTAACACATCATCTACAGGTGTGGAAGAAAAGAATCCTTATGACAAGAGAGTATGCTAATTATCTAATTACAGATGATAGACCAGATCCCCATCAGGGGATGACTACAGGAATATTTTAACTTAGGAGCACTTGATGACCTTCAGTGCATCCAGCTTCATGACATCTCCCTAATTACATTCCTCCCACAAACTGTTACACTCACATCTATGATCTTAGCAAGTCTATTCATGTTTCCTATTCTGGCGAAGAGCAAGACCAAAGATATTTAACAGGAGTTACTCTAAAGTGCAAATTATGTAGGAATGGGTTTGCAAATAATGAACCAACCTACTGCTTTGCAGCTTTCTTATTTTTGCTGCTGGGTTTGCATGCTGTTAAACTGAGCAAGAAAACGGatcaaaattaaaacacaatTAATCATGTTAGCTTGCAATTTACTGAAACTAACCATGAAATGTGACAATACAGGAGGTAAAGTTGGAAATAACTGCTGTGGATGTAAAAGCTTTGATATTTTTGACATGTTAAAGTGcacttttgatattttttattgtATCATATTATAGGATCACAGAATAATGGAACTTATCCGGAGTATTTGGAGTTATTCTAACTGTTTCAAGTAGGTATTTCCTACAGAGTACcacaagaaagacaaaaataatatCAAAGAGAAATCCCTCAATAGTGAATATCTGAGAAGATTATAGTACTGATGTAGGagagaattaatttcttaacTGTGAAAACCAAAGAACACCCTCATCTATCAGTACACACTCTGCACAGGCAAATTCTATTGACCAGTCAGTTCACCATTCTTTTGAGATCATCACATCCAAAGGATGATCTGTAATCCCTTCCTGTAGATGGAGCAAAGTATCAGGCACATGTGAGGGTGAATTTCTTGCAGACTAAGATAATCTTCACAGGATTTGCATGACCAGTCATAAACCAGCTCTTTGACTATATCACATTTTATACAAGGCTGCAGGCCACGACTGAAACACTGGAACTGATGAATGTCCTCTTCTAGGGGACAGTCATTAGATTTAGTATAATTCAAGGCTGCTGGATGTGGCATGTGattaatttacatttcaatTTTATGTGGAATTCATGCACATGCTTAGTTCTGCACATCCAAACCCAAACTCCCGGGCTCCAATGAGTACTGTACCTGCAAGTCTTGTAGAAACTATGTTTTCAGATATGGCCTGTGACTGCACTACTCAAAAACTGGAAATCTGTATCACTGTCAGAACCTGAGAGAGACGGAAATGACTTCATAATAACCTCACTGCTTTCGAGATGCCCTTTGCTGACCTTTCTgtagaaaatttttctttagagTGAACATCTGAGCATGCCCTAAATGTTTCTGTCAGATTCTCAGtaaggtaattaaaaaaaccttttaaatgttaaaaatagcGATCATTAGAGAATAAATATGGGGTTAAATTTATGTTGAAATAGCTCTTACAAGAAAAAGCCTCTTTAAAGGCTCACATTAAAAATTCGTATTTCTCTGGGCAGTGCTTTAGTGAAATgaataaaatctttcattttacaaaatgttatttttcccccccccaagTTTCCTGAAGAGAAAGACTCCattgcttcttttaaaatatcaggAACATTATGACACAGCAGggtaaaagcaagaaaaaactaAATGCTCTTTCCTTCCAAATGATGTATTTATGCTGTACATAAAAAATAAGTTAATGATGCAGTGTGCACTGGGGCAATTCACTCAAATTATATGCCATTTCTTTTAGGATTCCTGGTCTTTAGCACTTCTGCATTTCCAGAACCCCTTTGTattgctttctgttttcctctgttcttcATTTATGTTTCTATGCAGTAAATTCCAGATTATTTTCTCCTGCTCAATTTAACTCCTCTGCCTCTCTTCAGGATAAAAAGGATTTATCAGTCAATATGCAGAACTAGCAATTCAGGTGACGACTATGTGACACAACTATCTTTTTCTTACTGTAgccagggtgggtttttttttttgtattgaaaCTTCTCTGTACATCTGAGTTTTCATTGTAATTGCCTGATGCATCTTTACTGACTCAGGCTTTTCAAAGGAAATCAGAGGATAATTTCATGGACAGAAATTatcattaatttctttaaggTTCAGAATGTAGAACAACAGAGGCTTATGGGTCTTATTTGAAATCAGATGTAAATTATTCTGAAGTTGGCATTGAAGTGCtgaatatttccttttaaataaaatgatagaatcatagaatggtttgggttggaagagatctttaaaggtcatctagtccaacccctctgcaatgagcaggaacatcttccactagaccaggtcgctcagagcctcatccagcctgatCTTCATTGTTTACAGGTATGTGGCATTTACcacctctgggcaacctggtccagtgttTCATCatcctcattgtaaaaaacttcttccttatatTTAGTCTAATGTCCTcaagtttaaaaccattactcATTATCCTATGACAACAAGACCTACTATAAATTCTGTCTCCATCTTTTCTATAAGCCctctttaggtactgaaaggccacagtGAAGTCagcccagagccttctcttctccaggctgaacaacctcgCTCTGTCTTTCATAAAGAGATGCTCCTGCCCTGTGATCACCTTTGTGACCCTCCTCTGGattcactccaacaggtccatgtccttcctgtgctggacTACAGCAAGTCCTTGGGTGCCACAAATAGCATTGAGTATGTTTGCGTGATCACATACATGGAACCATAAGCATATCAATTTTGAATTACATAAATTAATATCAAATAACTAATGTTCCAAAGgagctttctaaaaaaaattctgacttACTTGTCCATTGCTGCAATAAATTTATTTGCACTGTAAATCATTCATTTGTAGTTAGATTGTAAAAGTACAAGTCCTGTATTTTGCAAAACTGAAACTTGTGCTTATGAAGCAATAGGTTATTTTAAGGTGGCTTCGATATTCCAAATACACTGAATTCCTAATATGCTGAATAGACTACTTGTTAGGCTGGTTGATGGGTGCCATATATCATTGGATATAGTCTCCAACATGATCAATGtttgaaataacagaaaatccCAAGGATTATGACTTCTTGTATTTTGTCTTTGAATTATGGGGTGCAACTCCAGGTCCATTGAAGTAATTGAAAAGCCATCTTTTTACTTAGAGAGGTTTCTGGATCAGCCTACTACTCCTAGAGCCATGCAAAGAATCTCTCTTTCACTCACCTGCTTCTTCCAGCTACTGTTCAGCTTTGGGGACATATTTCAGCTCACTCTTTATGTTCTGAATCTCTGACAAGTTGACAGCAGGACCTGGAAGTTTCTTAGCTCCTGGGAGGcgtttcttctctttctcctcctctgttGAAGCAGGAACATTCTGCACAAAAGGACACAGTGACCTTCCTGCTGCAACAGCAGTCTCTTGAACATGAGCATAGATCAGTtatttgaaaaacaggaaaggatGTTTTTATACTAAAGGCATTCCCAGTGGAAATTGGGGTGGAGGCAGGAAGAAATAagttattttgtgtttttttgtCTAAAATGTCTAAAAACATTCTCAAAAGAATAGAAGATGCTCAGTTGTAGAGGAATGTGGATAAGAATGGGTAAGAATTTACAGAGCCAGACCATTAGCAGAAAATAACTGACTGGAGAATTAAAGGCAACTCCAAGTCCTTCATATTTTAGATGACAAAAAAGTAGAACCATTTTTATCATCTAATTCCTTTGAGAGTTTCACAGTTGCCAGACAGTTGGAGAGGAAAACCATTATGCAtgtctgcagctctggggaagAGCTATGATAGTAGGTTATGTACCCCAAAAGCTCCATGCAAGATCAACATGAGTTGAAATTTAACTTTTCATGACCTCAGTTGCAAGACCAGAAGGGTTTTTGTCATTTTATGTTTGAATTAGGGTAGTGCTGCATGGCTATTCTGCTGACACTGTAAAAATACCAGTTAAATAACACCACTTACACAATAGTGAGCAACTCAGATAATTTCCCAATGGACCAGAGTATTTCAGCCCTTCGTACTTCCTCAGCTGTACTATTGCTTCTAGGTGAGTAGAACAGGTATTTTAGACCATTTCTAGACTGGGTTATGTTTTGCAGGAGTAGATTTCCAGACAGGAGTTTACTGTTGTTCCAGCTTGCTGTGTATCTTATAAAGCTGGCATACATGAGGAATCAAGTACATTTAGagattaatttatattttattgcaaataatttcatgaggaaaatattttttcttttttgattacTCTGTGAATGTCCTCCTGTGATGGACTTTTTGGAGTTCAACCACTATTTAGATTTATTAGCCACCCTTTTTGAAAAGTTGTAATAACTGTGAACAGTGAATTCTTAatatttaacttcattttttagATTCCAACATTACTTGTCAAATATTATTGGCCAGtaaacccctcttttttttctctgatgacTAATGGACTACATGCTAATCAGGAAGAAGAGTTTGCAATATCAACTAGCAAACAAACAAGGCATTGTAGaaaactgacattttcttcctaTCTGATCTTTAAGGACTTTCTTAAGACCACTATACATAAGGAAACTGAAGTGATAATTACATTGCTTGGCTTGGTAAACTTGTATTATCTTTTCTCACATTTTAGCCAATACACTATTAATTAATACAAGATAATcctaataatatattttaatattgtttttgCTAGATCATTTCAAATCCCAGACAGTAATTCAGCCCCAGGTACTATATGTACTGTCTGATATATGGCTCAACGATCTAACATCCTGAAACAGtagcaaagcacagcaggagaGTAAGTAAATTGATACAGAAGCTGTTTCGAAGGATGCACAAAATTGTATCAGTAGTCAAAGATGCCATGAGCTTGTATTGTTTCCTTTGACAGTTTTCCTAGGTAATCTGAATAATCAGGGGAAACAAGCACTCCCTCAACCCCATAGTTCTTATCAGTACATAGCAGATACTATGTAAAAAATACCATTTCAACTCATGGCAATACCATTCCTCTTGTGGAACAAATGGTGCAAGCTTTGCCCATGTTTTGGAGACTTTGTGCTCAGCTTGCTCTTCCAACATCAGGTCTGTGCTATTTATGACTTCACCCCTCCCTATATCACTCACTCCATGTGCAATGCACAGCTGAGATCAGACTATGGCCTTCAGTTTTATGGAAGGAAGCCTGAAGAGTGACTTGGATATACAACAAGGGTTAACAAATACAAGCATGGGAATGCTCTGACTGATGAAGAGTTATTTTCTGTAATTCCCACCCtccatttcttttcatgtcaACATGTTTGCTCCACTGACCTTCAAAAATACACATTCCCACCTGACTGCACCACCCCTGTGAGTAAGATCCATATTCCACTCATCTCCTTTGTCAAGGCTTTAAAATACAGTGGAAAATATTACTCACTGTTACCAAAAGTTGCATTTGTCtaaaactgctctgaaaaatcATGACCTGTATGGAAAAACCTAACAAGATGAGACAACTGAAATGACAAGTTCACTGGTGGCATTTGTATTCTATTCCTGTAACAAGACCTGTTTCTGTAGTGATTACTCCCATCGGTTTGGTTGAGTACTGGCCATAAAACCTGGGCCAAGAACTTCCATAACGTCTGTCTTATATATAGTATTCATGTAGCTGAGAACCAAAGCAACATTCAATTACCCAAACAAATGTAATTATCAGCACCAGTCATTTATTTTAGTTCTCAAACACTACTAGAATTCACACATGCTATATTAGTTTCTGCTTAATAACATGCACTCCTTCACCAGTTTAATTACTGCGCAGAGAACATGCTTTGATTTCTTTCCAATGGAAAAAGCCACAATATATGTTCAAGGTCATTTTGTATGTCTGGCTTTTTTAAATCTTAAGAGCTAAGTCAGCCTAGGTTTGATTACTTCAGGAAAGTTCTCTGCAAACAGAGCACTGTTTATATCAAaatatggcaaaaaaaaaaaaaaaagactgagacagaaaatgaagaattagCTCTTACATAGCCTTTCCTGCCCTTGGCTGTGAGGAGCATTGGGAGCTCTGGACCAGTAGGATGAGTTCTCATGTGGGGATTACAAATCCAAAATAAGCAAACTGGCCAGGAAACCAAGAGCACCCATCTTTTTTATCTTGTTTGGAGTATCTACCACTACCTTTTCTTCCACTGTTGATTTTAGGTCTCATTTATTATAAAAGTTAATGATAAATACGATACTTTAATATCATCCAGAAATATGATATCTGTGTTTACTCATAACCTTTGTGATCAATGTTAGTTAAGGTATAAATTGGATTTTAATATTCAAAACTCAGTGCTAAACACTCCCTGTAAAATACAAGCATGAAAATGCAGAATTCAGTCTAAAATGGAGTATTTTCACCCCTGGACAGGCAAATGGGttcagaatttctgttttaactTGCAAGTGTCTTCACATGGAACTTCTTCTTGTTGATAAACCTTCCAAAAAGCGTTGTGTTTGAAAACCTGTTCCAAAACTGTAAAGCTGTAACAATAAATCACACCACAGGGTGGCAGGTAGCAGCAAAGTCTTCCAAAGCCTTGCTACAACTTTTCCTGCTGTATCTCACCAGGTCCTATCTAGACAAATGCTGCTAGGGAAATCCTGACTCTCTCTCCTGACAGCAGGTACTATCCcgctgtggcagcagagctaCACACCTTTGAAACAGTTTATATTCCTATAGGGTCCTTGGCACCCAAAGCAGAACTATTTATACATGAAGTGTTAGTAAGTGGGCATTTATTTCCATGAAATATCAGTGCATGTTCAACTGTGGTACCTAAGATTGGTATGCAGAGCTTTAAGATCACTTTAAAGGCTTTCTTCCATTTCATGGCAGGGAttctccttggaaaaaaaaaataaaaaaaatcattttgcttACCTCCTCCACTTCTTCAGGtgtaaattcttttcttttatgaGGGTGGCCTGCACCAGGTCGAAATGCTCCCATTGGGATGTTAATATTAGCCTGTGAGAAGGAAATTGTGATGTATATAATAGTGACTGATAAATAAAGATACAGTCGGTAAATGGAAAAACTTGGAGTGGGACAAGCATATAGACATTATCATGGTTTCCAAGCACTTATGCCTTCAATGTATGCACATCACACCACTCCTGGGAAAGAGAAGTGCTTTCATCTccattttaaagacagaaagtaaaaaacaaactAGAAAGTGAAGTACTGCATTTTAGACTAATGTTTCCTAATTTCActggacttaaaaaaaaaatgagtacTGGACACTAAAGCGTCTTTAGGCACCTGGGTCTGCTTCAGTTTGGTCAAGGTCAAACAGAAAGTGAACGCCAAAAGCAACATTTAAGTGAAAATCACACAAATCTTTCAATAACACCTGATCACTGGACCACTCTCCATTCTCCAATGACACCAGTTTTCACCTCACTTAATCACAGGTAGCTTAGAAGGGAAGCCTGCCCTGAATCAGCTTAAGCCATAAGtgtttaaaatgtgattttaccAACAAAACGTACCCACGGGTGCTACAAACTGTGAATAGTTGAACCAGCTCCAACACTGGGCAGACCACTGGCCCCTGGCTTCAGCAAACTCCCTCCAGAATGATACCCACACAACTGCATCAATCTGATCTTTTAACTGGGGCAGAAAGCTAGTAGCCATAATGTAATTGGGGCTGATAATAGgtatcttaaaaataaagattttgggGAATAGAATGGCACAAAACAGTGCTTAGGAAAGAACATCTGAAAAGTATCCATTTCCAAATGTGACCAAGCccagattattttaaaagtcaaatgGCATGATCAACTAAATGCACAATTTATACTTATTCTTATCTCGTGATCTCAGAAGAGAAGCTGCTCCTAGGAAATGTCATCAAAATACCATGGCTCCCACTGGTAAAACCAGGGGGTGAATTGGTAATGTTACGGAGCAGAAGCAGAGAACCTTCTAACAGCGAGCTCTGTTCTTGTCCTTTACCATCTGACTGATCTGCACTAAATGGAGATGAATAATCTCATCCTTCTGCTCAAGTTATGGTCTTGCAGATCATGCCCCACTTGGGCAACCACAGGAAAACAGCCCACGGTTTTCAGTAACAACTGTTCTGACGGCTGTAATCAAATGATGAGCAAATTAAGAACCCATCTGCCAAGAAATGAGTACTTTTCCCTGTATTCTACTTACCTGTTTCCCATTATCTTATTTATGCAAGATGATGCTGTAATTTCAGCAGGGCTGCCAAATAACTGCAGGGTTACAGAAAACCAGGTATTTGTTTCATAAACCTTTTTCACTGAGCATTAGTTTAGATATCATGAAACTTTTCACCTGCACTTCGTAAGTTCCCAGGAAACAGGGCATTTTCAGTCTCACAGTTCTTAACTCATCATTTCATTTAggggtggaaaaaaaccagctttccCATTTCTAATTTTAAGTTACTGCCCCGCCAAGTGCTGGTATCTCCAGACAGCTTCAATATTTGGACTGGGAAACTTCTCTGCAAATTACAGCTAGCATGGTCATACAAGTTTGCAGAGTTGAAAATTTAAGAGATATCTCTCCTTTTGGTGCTCATCCTGAACTTGGACATTCCTTTCCCTTGGAGATAGTCAAAGCAGAAGCCAGCCCCCCATGGCACACTACAGCCCTTGCATGTTCCACCATGATTGACAGGTCAATGTGACTAAAAgtggttcagaaaacaaaaatgaaccTCTAAGTTCCAGGCTGCTAATTAAATTCAATAAACCACTCTTTGGTCTGCTTCAGCACTTTCCCAGTAATCTGTGTCACACAAAAGCAGTTTGCACTTTGTTATCTGCAGTAAGGACATTCACGTCAGAGTTTGGGCAAGAAATACACAATCATGACATAATAACTTGGTAAAATGAGCATCCTTTGAGACATAGTTAAAAACTGTCTGCATCTGATATCAGAttctgtaaattaaaatatttccagtatAAAATGAAAGTATGACATTTCCAAACAATTCTGAGCAGAGGTACCAAAGTCCTGAGCTGCAAATCTCTCTTAATGCAATGCTGGTTCTGCCTCTCAGATGAGCAGCTGTGTAATGAGTGGGCCAAATTCTGTACACCAGCATAGCTCTGCAAAGACTCATGCTGTGATTAGCACAAGTTcacaattttgttttaaaaatacgtTTCAAGGCTTTTGTCACCTGCAAGCTGAGATGGAGATATAACCCTTGGGGATCTCCATCCAGTAAAATGCTAAATAGGAAATTGTCTGTTCCAGACTTCTGAAATCCTAAATTATAATTGCTTTAGACAGACTTTCTAGGTCTGATTGTTATGTTTAACCATCCTAATTATGAAAACTACTGAGTTTGCCTCTTCCTTTGTTTGAAAGGCCTACCATACTGTGTGCCATTGCAGTTCTTATAATGAGTAGGTAGGTATGTGCACTGATGTACTCTACCAAGGTCATTCTGaataaaccaaaggaaaaataccTGTAAAAATGGCATACTAATATATTGCTATTCTCTAACTGGTATTTAgagaatttttttgtgtgttcttctttctgtttaatAGAGAGAGGGTGTTCAGATTAGGCTACAACTGATGCAGCTGTGCATGACTTGAGGACTGTTATGGGTAAGTTCTTCACAGCATCACAGCCATTCCTGGCTGTCCAGATGGATGACTGAGTAATCTGGAAAGACACTTTTGTATAgacatatttaatttaaaaaaaaaaaaaggaaagaaagagaaagagagagaaaaagacagaaagaaaagaaagaaaagaaaaagaaaaagaaagaaagagagaaagagagaaagagagaaagaaagaaagagaaaaagaaagaaaagaaagaataaagaaagaagctgtagagaaaactgaatgaaatccagaaacaaccaaccaaccaacaaaaccaaaacaacagcaacaaaaaccccaggaatCTCCTCACCCTTACCTCTGGGGAAAGCCAAGAGTGCTTAAAGATAGAATAATTTTCAGTCAGAGCTGTTCACAGCCTTTTACACACTGAGAAGGGGAGTGATG from Corvus hawaiiensis isolate bCorHaw1 chromosome 2, bCorHaw1.pri.cur, whole genome shotgun sequence includes these protein-coding regions:
- the SMPX gene encoding small muscular protein isoform X3, whose translation is MSKQPASHVKAIQANINIPMGAFRPGAGHPHKRKEFTPEEVEENVPASTEEEKEKKRLPGAKKLPGPAVNLSEIQNIKSELKYVPKAEQ